Proteins co-encoded in one Agrobacterium cucumeris genomic window:
- a CDS encoding conjugal transfer protein TrbD produces the protein MAESLSGLQRNRIHRALSRPNLLMGADRELVLITGLAAVILIFVVLTIYSALFGVAVWIVVVGLLRMMAKADPLMRQVYIRHVSYKHYYKATSSPWRRY, from the coding sequence ATGGCTGAGTCCCTGTCTGGCCTGCAACGCAACCGCATTCATCGGGCGCTGTCGCGTCCGAACCTGCTGATGGGCGCGGACCGGGAGTTGGTGCTGATCACCGGTCTTGCTGCAGTCATCCTCATCTTCGTCGTTCTGACGATCTATTCCGCGCTCTTCGGCGTTGCCGTCTGGATCGTCGTCGTCGGCCTCCTGAGAATGATGGCAAAGGCGGACCCGCTGATGCGACAGGTCTATATCCGCCATGTCTCGTACAAGCATTACTACAAGGCGACCTCCTCGCCATGGCGCCGGTATTGA
- a CDS encoding TrbC/VirB2 family protein, whose amino-acid sequence MSRRNAFIAAVLLAAPIALASVSPALASSGGSLPWEGPLQQIQESITGPVAGAIALAAVAIAGGMLIFGGELNDFARRLMYIVLVAGILLGATNIVGLFGATGASIGLPDEQTISINQSGEGEGAHG is encoded by the coding sequence ATGTCGCGTAGAAACGCATTCATCGCCGCTGTACTCCTTGCGGCACCCATCGCTCTTGCCTCGGTCTCGCCGGCGCTCGCCAGTTCCGGCGGCAGTCTTCCCTGGGAAGGGCCGCTGCAGCAGATCCAGGAATCGATCACCGGACCAGTTGCCGGCGCCATTGCGCTTGCAGCCGTCGCGATCGCCGGCGGCATGCTAATCTTCGGCGGCGAACTGAACGATTTCGCGCGGCGGCTCATGTACATCGTGCTCGTCGCTGGCATCCTGCTTGGCGCCACCAACATCGTCGGCCTTTTTGGCGCAACCGGTGCCTCGATCGGACTGCCCGACGAGCAGACCATCTCAATCAATCAAAGCGGGGAAGGGGAGGGGGCTCATGGCTGA
- the trbB gene encoding P-type conjugative transfer ATPase TrbB, protein MNQLRSHPRLVRKLQEALGDQLCFALEDSTVVEIMLNPDGKLFIERLGHGVAPAGEMSPAAAEMVIGTVAHALQSEVDTEQPIISGELPIGGHRFEGLLPPVVAKPAFTIRRRASRLIRLDDYVRSGVMTEHQASTIRSAISSRLNIIISGGTGSGKTTLANAVIDEIVKSAPEDRLVILEDTAEIQCAAENAVLLHTSDTVDMARLLKSTMRLRPDRIVVGEVRDGAALTLLKAWNTGHPGGVATIHSNTAMSALRRLEQLTAEASQQPMHEVIGEAVDLVVSIERTPRGRRVRDVIQVERFAGGQYEIESDQLTEEQEARHVA, encoded by the coding sequence CGCTGGAAGACTCAACGGTTGTCGAAATCATGCTCAATCCCGATGGCAAGCTCTTCATCGAACGGCTCGGTCATGGCGTCGCGCCTGCCGGTGAGATGTCGCCTGCCGCCGCCGAGATGGTGATCGGAACGGTCGCGCATGCGCTCCAATCCGAGGTCGATACCGAGCAACCAATCATATCCGGGGAGCTACCGATCGGCGGTCACCGCTTCGAAGGGCTGTTGCCTCCCGTTGTCGCCAAGCCGGCGTTCACCATTCGCCGCCGAGCCTCGCGCCTGATCCGGCTCGATGACTATGTGCGCTCCGGCGTGATGACCGAACACCAGGCTTCGACTATCCGCAGCGCGATTTCGTCCCGGCTCAACATCATCATATCCGGGGGCACCGGGTCGGGCAAGACGACGCTCGCAAATGCCGTCATCGACGAAATCGTCAAGTCTGCCCCGGAAGACCGCCTCGTCATCCTGGAAGACACCGCCGAGATCCAGTGCGCGGCCGAGAACGCTGTTCTTCTCCACACCAGCGATACCGTTGACATGGCACGGCTCTTGAAGAGCACCATGCGTCTGCGCCCAGACCGGATCGTCGTGGGCGAGGTCCGCGACGGCGCTGCGCTCACGTTGCTGAAAGCATGGAACACGGGCCATCCCGGAGGCGTGGCCACCATCCATTCCAACACCGCTATGTCGGCGCTACGCCGCCTCGAGCAGCTAACTGCCGAAGCCAGCCAGCAGCCGATGCATGAAGTGATCGGGGAAGCGGTCGATCTCGTCGTCTCGATCGAGCGAACGCCGCGCGGGCGGCGCGTTCGCGACGTCATCCAGGTCGAGCGCTTCGCGGGCGGCCAATACGAAATCGAATCCGACCAGCTTACGGAAGAACAGGAGGCGCGCCATGTCGCGTAG